ttaaaaaaaaggtcaaGGCTGGTTATATATAAAACTACAGTTCTAACAAGAAGCAGATAGAACCTGTGGCAGCGCTGTGCTGCACCTACTGAACTGCTTTCCCATTCAGTATGGCCACATCAAAACCTGAAGAAAGATGAAGCCAGACACATTGCAGCAACTGCAGTGAGAGAGCAGAAAAAGCCTGCAAAGAAAGTTCATGCCTGTTTCACTTTTAGGGGAACCATCGCTACAGCCGAAGAGGTCAGGCTAGCAGACTCCCCTGGAGCGCTCCTCCAGCCGTCTCTGCGCTGGGGAGGGCACTGCTATGCGAAGTGCATCTTGTGGCAGTGATGGGCTAAGCCTTCAACTGGTTCATCTCAAGAAGTTAAAAACAGCTTCTTGCCCCTGAAAAGAGCTGCTTCACAGGGAGGTATAAAAAAGCCTGCAGTTAGGGGAGAAGCCTATTTCTGATCTGCTTTAATAGAAACCAAGAggttttaatatacttttttccaGGATCAAAAGGGTTTGTATCAGAAGTCTGAGGTTACAGAATGAATCTGTTCCACCAGCTGAGCTTTAGCTAGGGCTGTGGAGAGTCAGTGGCACAGACAAACCCAACCACAACAAGCCTGCCTGAGCTAAAGACTCTCTGGCAACCTAAGAGGCCTGTgctctttacatttttttttttccccccttctttgcTGACTAAGTCCTTACAAATATTTGGTAATACAGACTGTGACAGTACCTGTAGAGCAAAGATGTTTGCACAGCCCAGTTTTGGTTTCGTAGTTAATACAATAAATAATTCAGAGAAGCTTTAAGAACAgccacaaggggaaaaaaaaaaaaaaccccagcctttCCTGGCATCCATCACCCAGGTCCTCCCGGGAAGGAAGTGCCCCATCTCCTGCAGAGGTGTTGCAGAGGCAGCAGACCTGGAGCCACTGACGCTGCAGCAGGGAGCATTCAGTACAGCTGACTCTTCAGTTGATGCAGGACCCCAATCACAATGTCCCGTAGCGTCTGGGGCAGAGAGGAGACAAGTCAATTGCTCTAGTGGAAGAACAGCCTTTCCCTGGCTAACGATTCCCACTAGAGCCTGGGGACTGTGTCATGAGCATCCCTGCAGGTCGCAGTGCTGCAGCTGGCACGTGCGGTGTCAGTCATCACAACAGTGGCACGGGAAGCAATCACATCCCTGCTCCTGCGCTGTGGGGCCTCAGAGAGTCACAGCAAGTGCCACTGCCTGCGTGCTCCTGAGGCAACACActttctgcagaggacacagcCCCTGTCCGAGTGCCTAATGTCCCTCGAAGGTCTCCTTGTTCCCAAACAACTCTCAGGTGTCTTGAGGGTGCGATGGGGACCGAACAGGAGGAGAGGTCCCTCCTTCAATGCTATGTTTGACGCTGGCCAGCTTCCAACACCAAGTTGGTGCCACAGCCACAGCTGGCAGAGACTGGAACTCCTGAGTGCCACCTCCCATTCCCCTCCCACAGCTCGACCCTGCCCCACTCCAGCACCAGTCACACTCCACCCTTTCCAATGCCTCAGGAGCGGGGAAAGCTGTTCCCTGTCCTGCACCCCAAAGACAACCAGGTGCAGATGTGCACAATGGTCTCTGCCCTACTTCCAGCACTCAACACCCTCTCCCACCGCATCAGCCCACCTGCAGCTCACCTGGGGCTTACAGTGCTCCTCAATCCAGCTGAAGACACATGCTGAGAGTTCCTGAAAGCTGGTTACCGAGATGGAGGCGTTAAAGGACTGGAACAGGGAATCCATAATGCCTTGGAAAACATTGAACTTCACCTGGTCAGAGACCTGGTCCTTCCCCTCATTTGGGTTGTCCTGGTGAGCTTTCACAATCTGCTCGTAGTTCCTGAAACAAACCAAGAACCATGTGTTCAGCAACAGTGAGAGCACTCCAACTCCCCAGCTCCTGGGTAGTCATAcaggagagaaaggcagaaatgacTATCTGTAACTGGCCATGGAGAATATATATGGCTGTACATATGGAGAGGACCGAGACTTCGGAGTAGATCCTACAAGTAAATAAATATTAAGAAGCTACAGCCTCTTCTGACACGGGGAGCAGATTCATTTTCTGATGTAGACCCACCTTCGTACTAAACTCCATCCACTGACTAGAACATACCCACGCTAACCAGACTGTGGAGAAATGACCACAGTGGAAGGGGACAAGTTTGATACTGTAGGTACCAGGCTGCCTGCAAAACAGTGACTTTTTCCAAGTACCCTCGCAAGGACAGGGCCGAGAAACAGGGTGGAAGGAGAGGGCAGCAGCTACATAGCTCTTTCCTTACACTTTCATGATCTTCAAGGCCATCACTTCTTTCCTGAGGGTAGAAACTTCTTCCTcttgtttcttcttctccttgTGCAGGAACTGGATGTAGTCGATGGCTGAGCATCAAAAGGCAGAGTGAGGATCTGAGAGCATACTCAAGCCCCCGAGCCCCCCATGGAAGGTGGCAGATAAGATGCCCCAGGGTGCCAGTGCCTGGGCAGCATCAACTCCCAACTCCCCTGGTTCTCCCGGGGAGGCTGGGCTGGACATGGACAGCAGCTGGGCCTCCCTGGAGCATCCTCACACCAGAGGGTCCCCAAGTGCTGAGACTCCACCCTGCAAAGCTCTAGCGAGGTGTTTTGAAGTTTGATAacaccccctccctctccccaccccccaagaCTCACTTTTCTGGAGGATGATGGCCTTGCTCAGCTTCTGGGAGCCTATGGAGAAATCCTGCTGCTGACACGTGGGGACAATGGCCTGCAAGTCATCGTAGCCTTTCTGTGGGGCAGCAAAGCCACAGCTCAGCTACTTGAACAGCATGAGACTAGGGCATCCAGTTACGTAGTTGTTTCATAGGTGTCAAATCCCAGCCCCAGGCGTGCAGACACCCAGTCAAGGCAGCACCCAGCACGCCATGTCTGGGGAGGGTAGATCCAACAGCAAACAAGAAGCAGCTGACTGGGGTCAGGGGAGAGGCACCAAGAAAGGCACGGATCTGGGTGCCACGGGCCCCGGGAAGCAGCGAGTCCtggctctccagcagcacagcagccccaCAGCCCCTCGGCTCACCTTGATGGCATTCCGCCTCTTTTGCTCCGCCTGCGAGTGCACTCGCCTGCGCCGGTCCTTGTACGACTCCTTGTAGGGCTCTTGGTGATAATCACTGTCTTCATCATCTGCGTGGGGAGAACTCTTGTGAGCAGGAAAAGGACACCCGCAAGCTCCTGCAGCACGGGCAGCTGACGTGAGAGGGGACGACAGCTCTAGGAAACAAGTGGGCCTCCCTTCTCCCACCGGTCCGCAGGCTGCCGACAGGCCTGCAAAAGCCACGTGCCTCTAGGAGGGCTGCGGGGGTCGAGCCAAGCACCAGTGGTCCCAGGGGGACTGCCAACTCTTTCCTTGCAAAGCTGGGCAGCAGGAAGATTTCTGCACTTCCCTTGGGAAGGTGTCAAAACCTGGCTGATTCCCTGCTCCAAAAAGACTGCTGGAAACCACAACACCCGGATGCTGTTCCCCACCATCTTCCCTCCTCAAGGTGAAGACTCTGCCCACCCAGGAGGAGGAGAGACAGTGCTTGCACCCCAGGTGTAAGGGCAAGAGAGCTGAAAGCCCTGTTACGTGCTGGGCAGCCTGGTGCGTGGGAAGACCCACAGTCACAGAGAATAAACCCCAGGTCCTACCTGTGTTGGGGACAGAAGAGGCACTGGTGGAGCCGATGCTGTTGGCTCGTGACACTATGCTTCCTTTCCTAGTATTTTCCATAAAGAGCGCTGAAAGAGGAAATTCCACAGGGTAAATGACAAACCCAGGGACGCGTGAAAAGGTACGGAGAGATCGAGGCAGGCGGACAAGCCACCAGACAGTGACGATCGCAGCAAATGGTCACAGAGACCATGTGGCAGTGAACCGAGCCGGCTCGCTGCCTGGGCACCTGCTCTCCCCTGGTACACGGGGACAGCACCGGGTCCGGCTGGTGGCCCCTCTCCACCAGGATACAGGGAGCAATCCCATTCCGACCCAGGGACCTCGGCCCTCTCTGCAAAGCCTGGATGCGCGGAGACGCGGTCGGGCAAGCGGCAGCGCCTGCTGCCACGAGCGACGCAGACGAGGCAAAGTGCCCTGGCGGCTGGCGCCGTCCTCTCCTACCAGCGGACACCTCCACTCCTGGGGATGCCCAAAGCCGGCCGGAGACGGCCCCGCTCCAGCGGCCCTCGTCGGAGCAGGGGCTGCACCgaggctccccgccgccccggggccggggaaGAGCCACCTACCCGAGTCCAGTCCATTGTCGCTGTAGGCAGCGTCCACCTTGCGCAGCGCCGGCAGGGGAAACGGCAGCGGGGGAGAAGGAAGAGCGACGTGAGCGGGGTGGCGGCAGGGcccgggggggctccggggggggacCCGGCCCCTGCGGCCCCTTTAACGGCCCCGGTCCTCCCGCCTTGACCTCTGATCCCGGCATGCTCGCGCTGACCTTTGACCCctgccctccccctgcccctcgcccCTGGCCCGCCTGCTCCCCTGACCTTCGCCCCCCAGGCGCTCCCGCTCGCCCTTggcccgggcccggcgccgccgcccgcaggccccgcaccggggggagggggacagcacggccgggcgcccccgggccgcgcccgccgcgTGTCCCGCGCGGGCCACCGTCCGGCGCCGCTCACCTTTCCCCACGCGTcctcggccgcggcgccgggcggctccgCCATCTTCCGCTGGCTCCGGTCATGTGACCGCGCCCGGGGGCCGCCGGGAAACGCAGtccggccgcgggggccgccgggagccgccgcccgcccgcccgggcgccgtgagggggcgccgccgccgcccgcggggccgcgctggggcccggttcggggccggggccggggccggggcggctcccggcggtgaCGCGCAGCCCCGCTCGGTGCCCGGCGCTTTCGTAACGGGCCGTGGGGCAGCGGTGACGCAGGAGCCCGCGGCGCCTCGCCAGGCCCGCGCaaggcggcgggggcagcgggccctggcccggcgcggccgggggcgcctcaggcagcggccccgcggctgcccgAGCCCCCGGGGCCGAGCTGCCCGTCACCTTCCCCGAGGCGACCTCGCGCCTGGCCCGCACTGGGTTCGCCGCTGCCCGCCTGCCCCGCCGGTGCCGGTGGCGAGGCCCGGGCGCCCCGGGGCACGTCTGCGTGCTCGCGGCACAGCCTGTCCCGGGACGCTCGTGCCGGACCGCGGTTATGCAGTCCGGGTGGCGTCAgctcgctgccctggctgggagcagagcagctcGTGCCGGGCCCCAGCGGCGCTGCCAGGTCGCAGGTGTTTCCCCACGGTCCTGCCCCAGAGCTGTTCAGAAAGCTTTGGCAGCCGTGTGTGAGATGAGGGAGGCTCAAACATCCCCGCTGCCGGCCTCCCCCGGCCCTGTTTCGTCTTCCTGTGTGCGTGACCAGGCTGGATCCGTTCTTGCTGCTGTTGCTTCACTTCCCAGAAGGTTCAGAGGCTGCAGAGAGGCGATAAAACCCCGGGCGGAAGCACAGGGAGAAGAATGTTCCAAGCAGGCAGTCTTCACACCAAGTTTTATTGATGAAACATTATAAATAGAGCATTTGCAGTCTGTTTCTGTGAACACCTGTAAGCGCCACAGAACAGATCTGGATGATGGGCTTTTGGTCCTTATGTCAACAGCATTAAACAGAAACAGggattagaaaaataaattatctcTAGGACAGCTGGGTTAAATAGACATAAATAGGATGAGGCCCTGAACAGGGCCAGTAATAAGAGTCCAACCAAAAAGGCAGACAGAGCAGTGAAGCCAGGGGCTGCCGCCGCGGCTGCGGCATCCTCAGGCACATCGCGTTGCCTGCTGGCGCCGGGGGGGCAGGACAGCAGCCTGCGGCCCGAACAGCTTCCCCGCCCGGCCCTCGAAGGCCGACACCATCTGCTTCACCACCTCGTTGAGGAAGAGGCTGGCCAGCTGGGAGTGCAGCACCGACCTGAACTCGAAGGAGATCTGGAAGGGAGCAGAGGCTCAGTGGTGCTGCAGAGCGATCCAAGGGCCGGCAGCACCCCCCATGTGGCGGTGGAGGACGGTGCCGGCAGCACTCCCCACCCGGCAGCCCACAGTGGCGGGCGGCACTCACCGAAAAGTCCAGCgagcaggtgtcctgctgccctggcagccccggcccgaACCGCCACAGCGTCTCCAGGTGCCTGAAAAGCCGGCAGTCCTTGCACACAGCCTGCGGGACGGGAGAGGGCACGTCAGCTGAGACCGAGCCACCACGAGTCACTCGGAAAAGGCTCCGGCTGCTCTGCTCCCAAGCCCCGTGTGTCGCCCCAACCGGTGCTGAGCTAAGCAGCGGAGAAAGCCTGATCCCCAGTTATTTGCTGATggttttcaaagcagaaatgagCTGTGTGGCCCTGGACACCAGCTGGAACAGTTTGAGGGCTGCGGCTGGCTCTGCTGCCCACCAGATCCAGCCTACTTGGTGCCAGCTCTTCTTCCGTGGGGCCGGATTTGGGGCTCCTGAGCCGGGGGGATGGGTGGTATCACTGTGCCTCTGTCCCGGAACGGACGCAGGTGCAGTCCCAGGTGACAGCCGCGCTCTGCAGACCTGCTGCGATGCCCAGCGTCTTCCCCTCCAGCTCCCTGCCTTACAGGGCTCTGTTGCCCAAATGCAGTCCAAAACTTCACCCCACCCAACACCCCTCGGCTCCCGCAGTGCCACCCCGAGCCCACCAGCACCCACCTGGATCTGCCGGGTGCTGAGGTGGATCTCGGAGACGTAGCGCTCCACGAGGGGCGGGAAGCCGACCTCCAGCTCTGCTCGCATGACCTTGCCGCAGCACAACAGCACCTTGGAGTGGCTGCACCACGGCACAAAGAGCTGGTAGTCCTTGACGTTGGCCACCAAGTCGTACATCTGCTCGGCCGAGTACCTGGGAGCCGAGGAGTAGGTCAggcgccggggcgcgggccgcagggccccccagccccagtcCTGGGGACCTGCCAAGGCGGCAGCTCCAGGGAGCAGGCGCAGACTCACCCCAGGACGCGCTGCTCCGCGTAGCCCGTGCGCCCGGTGCCCATGAGGCTCAGGAAGGGCCGCGCTGGCTGctgcgccgggggccgccgggggcccGCGGGCCCGAGACACCTGGACGGGAGAGAGGTCAGAGCCGGCCCCGGAGTCCTGCACCACTGCCCCGCTCCCAGCCCGGTCCCTGCCTCACCGGGAGGCACCGTTGCAGCCTGCAGCTGCTCGGAGCACCCCATgcagcgcccgccccgctccagccatggctctgttctgctctgctgtGGGGGATGCGCAGAGCCAGGACCAGGCGCCCACGTGTGCCCAGGGGCACGGGGAGTGCGGGGCGGGATCGGGACCGACCCGCCCCCGGCCTGCCCCCAGCTCTGGCTGCGCAGCAGGGACAACACAGTGCCGGTTGGGTGCAGGGACCCCGGCACTGTTCAAGGACCCAGCAGGCATGGCAAGGACCCCGGGGGCAGAGACCTCAGCCCTTTGGCAAATCCCCCATCCCGAGAGGGCGGGAAGCAGAGGGACTTCAAAGAGACAGCTCCCCTCTCCAGGGAATGGCACCGAAGATCAGACTCAGGGACTCTTGGATGAGATGTGGCTGCCTGACACTGCTTCCTCGCAAGCCTCTGCCTGTAATCTGTAACCGCCCCATGGTTTAGCGAGGGGCGATCCTGCGCCGTGGCTGGGATGCCACCCACCAGGGCAGAGGCGCAGGCAGGTGCAGCTCCGGGGATCTGGAGCAGCTCACACCAGGGATGCTCGCCAGAGCGAGCCGCTTCCCCCCAGCAGAGCTATGAGCAGGGCGTGCAGCCACAGGAGTTCAGCCTCCACGTTAAGACTAGGCGGGCCTGGTGAAGGGGACAAGAAAcaccacacagacacagacaaagAGAGAAAACAATCTTTTACTGTCACACACGTATGGGGTTCACAGTGCTCAGAGCCATGCAGGTGCAGGGAGGCAGGCCGGGCCGGACACCAATCGGGGCCAGAAAACGCAGCTATACTTGTGTCCTCCCTGGCCCTCCGCAGCCCAGGGCCTGGCAGCAACATGTAGAACTGAGCCTGCAGATGTGCCAAACTGAATGGCTCAGCCCTTTGGCCCGAGGGGCTGTTGCACCTGCTCCTTCGGCTCTGTGCGATCGAGTCACTTCCCTAGCAATGCCccgcagcaggagctgcctcccGGTTGTGCCCTCCTGCGGCAGCGCAGCAGGacgtctcccccagcccctcaccaCTTCGGTTTGAGCTCCAGCGCTGCGCTCCCCCTGGCCCGCACCCTGCTTGCTGCTGGTGCGTGATGCCAGGACACGGCCTGAGCAGGATCACTCTACCCTCGCCACAGGTCCCATCAGCGCTTGATCTGCGGCGTGCCCGTGCATGACAGTAAGGGAGAGTCAAGAGGAGGCTGATGCACTCACTGACTCTGGTCTTGACTCATGCGCTCCTGCAAGAGGGCccaggccttctccacctgccgAGAACAAACCCAGGACAGCATGTCTGAGTGAGGCAGCGGGAACCCACCTGCAGCCGGGCTGAGGACGAGGCAAGTGGCACCAGCACAGAGGCAGGAGCGACACATCACACAAAGAGGGGTCTCGCACTTTCTGTTCCTTCCATGCTGTTTACAACCCCAAATCCGTCCCTGGTGGTCACAGCAGGGCACAGTGCTGCTGCCCCGATTCCTTCTCATTTGCACAGGCTACCAAGACAAGCACCTTTCCAAAgatttccctcttcccctcccagcagggaggaaaaagcaagGCAGGGGCAGGAAGGAGAAGCCAGCTCCTCAtcagcagcccccagctccacaGGGTACCTGTCACAACactcctgcccagcccaggcgcAGCCACACTGGGGAGCAGAGCTGACCCAGGCCTCCGAGGAGGCACAGAGTCCTGCCAAGCCACAGTGACAGAACCGCCGTCACTGTCTCTGACGGACCCTGAGGCTTGGCCCCCTTCGTGACCTCAGGGTAAACCCCACCTCACCAGACGCTTGTGCTGCAGCTGGCCCAGGGCTCACCTGCTTGCGGGTGACGGCCGGCTCCCACAGCGTGCACAGCACAACGTGCGCCGGCTCCACCCTTTGGCTGTTGGTCATCTGGCTCTGAAGCCTGTTCTGAGCAGCCTCCTCGCTCAGCCCATCCCTGTCCATGATGCGCTTCAAGGCCTGGCAAGCCCAAGAAGGGACATTCACACGCTCGAAGGGGAAGTCGAGAACAAATCATGGGCAGCAAGCGATGAGCAGAAGGGGATCACCCACCTCCTCCTCGGGGATGATGGCTGTCCACACCTCGTGGACCATGTCTTTCCAGCCAGcctccagcagcacagcagcGTCCAGCACGCACACAGCCTTACCTATGGAACGAGGCCATTCGTCATCATTACCTGGCAATTGCGAGGCAGCACAGCTACTCCTTGGGGCTGTTCAACCCAGCCAGGCCACTTACGCTTGTGGAGTCACAGTTCCCTGCAAACTGGCAGCACTGAGACTTTACTGCTGAGCCAGAAAACCCCATGTGGAAAAGAAAGCTGCAGGTAGTGGCTGTGCTTGCTTAATGGGTACATCTGGGATGGCAGGTCCCCTTGACACAGCCAGCCAGTGCCTTCAGAGAAACGCCTATCAAGCTACCAACATCATCTCCAAGGAGCGGGAAATATCCTGCTCCCAGAAGCAATACACACCATGCTCCCTACTGGATTGTTACACCAAAAATGAACCTGAAGTcttttgggacagagaaagcaatTTCCAGCCTATTTTAGAGTACAAAGCTCAAATTAAGTCTGTCCCAGTTGCTTGCCAAACTGAATGTATGGATTTGCTCAGAGATGTGCTAGTACCAGCAAGAATCCCCAGCAAGCTCCCCAGCAAAGAACAGGGGGTTTTGAGCATGGAAAATCCCCACATTGCTGCCAAAAGAGGCAGGTTCCCTCAGGGCTCTGGGATTGCAGTGTGCAGCACAAGACCACACATCCCAACTCCCACATTTGTACTCCAATGGGAGCGTCCCAGTTACCTAAAGCATCTGCTTCCCCAATCTTCTTCTTGACCATCTGGGCAATCTCAGGCCACACAATGTCTGTGAGACACTTCAGTCGCTCCTAGGAAGGAACCGTGATGGGTCTTCAGTTATTTGCTTTCAGAATTCCTGGGTAACAAACAAGTGAAGTGTTGGTGGCAGAGGGGCAATCACAGAGGGCACCAAGAAAGAATCTGCTCATCCAAGTCTATCACGTGCTTGCTAAGTGCAAGGAAAGAAGGGTTCCACACTGGACAAGAGGCCTCTCACTCCTACTGAAGGGGTCAGGGcactttttcctcctcccttcctagCTCTGCCAGGCATGGCAGAATCTCAGTCTCTACTGCAAGAGGCAATTTGCAAAGATCCACCCTCCAAGGGAGCGAGTTCCTCGCAGATCAGCATCCACACAGTACTTGTCAGTCAGAGAGAGGGAACCTGTCAGCCATGCCTGGACTGGAGCAACCCACAGAACTTGAGTGAAATAACAAGTTTTGGCCTGGCCAACAAAACAGGAGAGCAGAGGTTCGTGTCACTGAGCCTTACTTGGGACCAGCCCAAGTCACATAATGGACACAGAGTACAGGCTACGTGTACGTCAGGGCTTTAGCTCAGTGACAGGTGAAGGACGTGCACCTGACGGGGAGAGTTAGGTCCTGGGAAGCAGCAGTTGCCAGGGGTGAAAGAAGTGTGTTTTGCACGGCTGCTGCCTCCACTACAGGGAAAGGATCTCTGTGTCCTGCCCTGCCCATACATCACTGTCCGAGCGAGCTCTGCCAGAAAGTACAGTCAGGAATGTGTCATCAGTTCAAAgggctaaaaaataaaaagcctcaGCACAGATGGAGAGTCCCTTGCTCAGCAGATTAAATATTGACATTCTCTGTGCTCATTTTACCTGGTTTCCAAACACTTTGGCCCCAAGGACTTTCCTGTTAATTGTCCCATCTTCATTCAAGATTTCTGTAAGACAAAAGCAGAACAGTTTTGGGAAAGAATGAATCCAATTCACTTCTTCATGGTATGACTAGGCCCATTGGTCAGACGGAGCAAACTGATTCCAACAAGAGACTCAAAGGGACCTAGAAAGGAGGTCCAGGATCTGACCTGGGTTCTCTTCATATTACTCCAGAAAAGGACAGGGAAGAGCTTTTGCTAGATGTACAGTAGCTCAGCTGAGTCTTTCAAGTCAGCCAGTTTAAAGTAGTTCTGCCATGGGACCCAGAGGATGTCTGGAAAACAGCGCTTTGTCCTGCTCCAGGCCCAACCATCACCAATTTAACTACAAAGCACAGCCTAGGTGCTGTGGAGCCAAATGACCTACAGCAAGGACAGCACAGGCCAGAATGGCGttctgggcagggagctgcagacGCTGCTTCCTAGACAAAGACACCAATAAACAGCAACTGGGGGATATAACACTGACTCCAGCCACAGTTTCTCCCGAGCCTGCTGGCCTGAGAAGCATGGCTGGATTCTGCATTTCCACAGGGAAGACAAGAGACCTGGATCCCAGCTGTTACAAGGATGACACacgcctgcctccctcccctgctCGCCAGGCTTCCCTGTAGACTTCATTTGCTCTACCTGGTCCAAATTTCTCCACCACCTGCTCGTAGGCAGGGCCACCGGGGATGTATACAGCATGGCCCAGCTTGTCAGCATCGATAAGGAAGGCTCCAAGGTGCTCCAGGTATTTGGCAATAGAGGTTTTCCCACTCCCTGTTCCTCCAGTCAGGCCAATCACATACGGGCGAGAAGGCAAGGCGGGGTCTTTCTAAGGAAAGAAGAACTGTTGTCAGAAGACTGAGGGACCGTAGGCTGTGGCGGAGAGAGATCCCTATCACGTATTCTGGAAAAGTTCTGGAGATAAGCATGGAAG
This portion of the Apteryx mantelli isolate bAptMan1 chromosome 28, bAptMan1.hap1, whole genome shotgun sequence genome encodes:
- the MLX gene encoding max-like protein X, which translates into the protein MAEPPGAAAEDAWGKVDAAYSDNGLDSALFMENTRKGSIVSRANSIGSTSASSVPNTDDEDSDYHQEPYKESYKDRRRRVHSQAEQKRRNAIKKGYDDLQAIVPTCQQQDFSIGSQKLSKAIILQKTIDYIQFLHKEKKKQEEEVSTLRKEVMALKIMKVNYEQIVKAHQDNPNEGKDQVSDQVKFNVFQGIMDSLFQSFNASISVTSFQELSACVFSWIEEHCKPQTLRDIVIGVLHQLKSQLY
- the LOC106491093 gene encoding coenzyme Q-binding protein COQ10 homolog B, mitochondrial-like, encoding MHGHSDPAQAVSWHHAPAASRVRARGSAALELKPKWCLGPAGPRRPPAQQPARPFLSLMGTGRTGYAEQRVLGYSAEQMYDLVANVKDYQLFVPWCSHSKVLLCCGKVMRAELEVGFPPLVERYVSEIHLSTRQIQAVCKDCRLFRHLETLWRFGPGLPGQQDTCSLDFSISFEFRSVLHSQLASLFLNEVVKQMVSAFEGRAGKLFGPQAAVLPPRRQQATRCA